The Phoenix dactylifera cultivar Barhee BC4 chromosome 12, palm_55x_up_171113_PBpolish2nd_filt_p, whole genome shotgun sequence genome has a window encoding:
- the LOC103704990 gene encoding F-box protein At4g18380-like, producing MQNKTRIHADPSLDQDQFDRIPDSLVLLILNKIADVRSLGRCSAVSKRFNALVPLVHDVYVKIDRVVTVDGDSDDALNPSSLRPRNLFSHFLKLMIFTLLKPIHHLRSTNGGNKPLFPQLSHHSPAQVLKNFIHIRNLRIELPAGDVGIEEGVLLKWRAEFGSTLQNCVILGGTWVDRKPASAEQEIALDDNGSIPESFYTNGGLKLRVVWTINSLIAASTRHHLLRPIIKDHPTLKSLVLTDADGQGTLSMGVEQLKEFREKSLAASASSNRTQVPASSMKLRYAPYLELPGGMGLQGATLVAIKPTSEGSCGSNSSRKETDAFGCGAFDGPFKAAAKALLKRRTYLLEMNGF from the coding sequence ATGCAGAACAAAACTAGAATCCATGCTGACCCATCTCTTGACCAAGATCAGTTTGACCGTATACCAGACTCTCTTGTCCTCCTCATCCTTAACAAGATTGCTGATGTCCGGTCACTGGGCCGCTGTTCTGCAGTGTCAAAGCGATTCAATGCCCTGGTTCCTCTAGTTCATGATGTCTATGTTAAGATCGACCGAGTTGTCACTGTTGATGGTGATTCTGATGATGCCTTAAACCCATCCTCCCTGAGACCTCGAAACCTTTTCTCCCACTTTCTAAAGCTCATGATCTTCACCCTTCTCAAACCGATCCACCACCTTCGCAGCACCAATGGCGGGAACAAACCCCTGTTCCCGCAGCTCTCTCATCACTCACCTGCACAAGTCTTGAAGAACTTCATCCACATCCGTAACCTCAGGATTGAACTCCCTGCTGGAGATGTCGGAATAGAAGAAGGGGTTCTTTTGAAGTGGAGGGCAGAGTTTGGGAGTACCCTCCAGAATTGCGTGATTTTGGGAGGTACCTGGGTAGACCGAAAGCCTGCTTCTGCCGAGCAGGAAATAGCATTAGATGACAATGGGAGCATACCTGAATCTTTCTACACAAATGGAGGGCTGAAACTTCGTGTGGTCTGGacaatcaactccttgatcgcTGCTTCAACCAGACATCATCTCCTGCGACCAATTATCAAGGACCACCCAACACTGAAGAGCTTGGTCTTGACTGATGCTGATGGGCAGGGGACATTGAGTATGGGAGTGGAGCAGCTGAAGGAGTTCAGAGAGAAGTCACTGGCAGCCTCAGCATCCTCAAATAGGACACAGGTCCCGGCGTCCAGCATGAAGTTGAGATATGCTCCGTACCTGGAGCTTCCTGGTGGAATGGGATTGCAAGGAGCCACATTGGTTGCAATCAAGCCCACTTCCGAGGGAAGCTGTGGTAGCAATAGCAGTAGAAAGGAGACTGATGCCTTTGGTTGTGGAGCATTTGATGGGCCATTCAAGGCTGCTGCGAAGGCATTGCTGAAGCGCCGTACTTACCTTTTGGAGATGAATGGTTTCTAG
- the LOC103704988 gene encoding protein KRI1 homolog has protein sequence MGIDLFDSCDPGTEDVDLSKIEVDKQYARRLEHNKKREALQRYEELKKRGLAGNSDDSDEDESSSDDGNDDPVDSGKRDLQFFDALVRVRKKDPSILQKDAKIYSDDEEEGEEKPKAAKKERPLYLKDVMAQHLIEEGPEFGGKPLKNNPKVYNKEQEEGLKAFLEAAEKEEDEAGSEDDGDIIKEKEAVVEEVDEDADERNKKLDDYFGKDDELNEDDLFLKNYFLQRPWATQDKDNKRPFDDIDVSEDEDELDKQDRYEAEYNFRHEEGEADRVLGHSRFIEGSVRKKTSSRKLQRKSKEERMALAEFERKEELKHLKNLKKKEIQEKLEKIRAIAGVGEDGVCKLDEDDLEEDFNPEEYDKKMKEMFDADYYDAEDADPGFGSNDEADLEKPDFDKEDELLGLPKGWDVGGSNEGFEAVRERVLKQKEEEEPQKEEGKRKRKRKISLKEKVGLDKELEEYYKLDYEDTIGDLKTRFKYKSVPANRYGLQPEELLVANDKDLNQYVSLKRLAPYREKEWKVTYHQKLKKDLILHGGKTDAHKNGKKQRTEGGPRSTEPEKEKQKTEPEEANGEPNPLSRRSRRRRRQAELKLSHSRLMAYGKVPSKPRKKH, from the coding sequence ATGGGGATCGATCTCTTCGACTCGTGCGATCCGGGCACCGAGGACGTCGACCTCTCCAAGATCGAGGTCGACAAGCAGTACGCCCGGCGATTGGAGCACAACAAGAAGCGGGAGGCCCTCCAGAGGTACGAGGAGCTCAAGAAGCGCGGCCTCGCCGGCAACTCCGACGACTCCGACGAGGATGAGTCCTCGTCAGACGACGGCAACGACGATCCCGTCGACTCCGGTAAGAGGGACCTCCAGTTCTTCGATGCCCTCGTCAGGGTTCGGAAGAAGGACCCCAGTATCCTCCAAAAGGATGCAAAAATCTActccgatgatgaagaagagGGGGAGGAGAAGCCCAAAGCTGCGAAAAAGGAGAGACCTTTGTACCTGAAGGACGTCATGGCCCAGCATTTGATCGAGGAAGGACCGGAATTCGGTGGGAAGCCGCTGAAAAATAACCCCAAGGTCTACAACAAGGAGCAGGAGGAGGGTCTCAAGGCATTCCTGGAGGCGGCGGAGAAAGAGGAAGATGAAGCCGGGTCTGAGGATGATGGCGATATCATTAAAGAGAAGGAGGCGGTTGTGGAGGAGGTTGATGAGGATGCCGATGAGCGCAACAAGAAATTGGATGATTACTTCGGGAAAGATGATGAATTGAACGAGGATGATTTGTTCCTGAAGAACTATTTTCTCCAGAGGCCGTGGGCCACGCAGGATAAGGACAACAAGCGGCCGTTCGACGACATTGATGTTTCAGAGGACGAGGATGAGCTCGACAAGCAGGATAGGTATGAGGCGGAGTACAATTTCCGGCATGAGGAAGGGGAGGCGGACCGAGTTCTGGGTCACTCGAGGTTTATTGAAGGGTCGGTGAGGAAGAAGACGAGCAGCAGGAAGCTGCAGAGGAAGAgcaaggaggagaggatggCGCTGGCTGAGTTtgagaggaaggaggagctGAAGCACTTGAAGAATctgaagaagaaggagatccAGGAGAAGCTCGAGAAGATTCGAGCGATTGCAGGGGTTGGAGAGGATGGGGTCTGCAAGCTGGATGAGGATGATCTAGAGGAAGATTTCAATCCAGAGGAGTATGATAAGAAGATGAAAGAAATGTTCGATGCGGACTATTATGATGCCGAGGATGCTGATCCAGGGTTTGGAAGCAATGACGAGGCTGATTTGGAGAAGCCGGATTTTGATAAGGAAGATGAATTGCTTGGGCTTCCCAAAGGTTGGGATGTTGGTGGATCTAATGAGGGGTTTGAGGCAGTGAGAGAGAGGGTCTTAAaacagaaagaggaagaagagccaCAAAAGGAGGAGggtaagaggaagaggaagcgtAAAATCTCTCTTAAGGAGAAAGTTGGACTTGATAAGGAGTTGGAGGAGTATTATAAGTTGGATTATGAAGATACAATTGGAGACCTGAAGACTCGGTTCAAGTACAAGTCTGTTCCAGCTAATAGATATGGCTTGCAACCTGAAGAGCTTTTAGTGGCTAATGACAAGGATTTGAACCAATATGTTTCCCTGAAGAGGTTAGCACCGTATAGGGAGAAGGAGTGGAAGGTGACGTATCACCAGAAGTTGAAAAAGGATTTGATTCTTCATGGAGGAAAAACAGATGCCCACAAGAATGGTAAGAAGCAGAGGACAGAGGGAGGCCCAAGATCGACAGAGCCAGAgaaggaaaaacagaaaacagaaCCTGAGGAAGCAAATGGTGAACCTAATCCATTGTCTAGGCGCAGTAGAAGAAGACGCCGGCAGGCTGAATTGAAACTGTCCCACTCGAGGCTCATGGCTTATGGAAAGGTCCCCTCGAAACCTCGGAAGAAGCACTAA
- the LOC103704987 gene encoding uncharacterized protein LOC103704987 isoform X2: MEGFNPKDLSTIGGIATISLLHSFIPTHWLPFSIVGRAQKWSLSRTLLVTAFGAVLHVISTSLLGIAAITMATTIAGEETVHRLASLFLIILGGSYVLLFLFGKGGHSHSHNHPMEKLAVTGLILVPALSPCATTLPVFLAVGNSSSMMVLAIVVLLFSTVTVMISLVALSFYGASQLKFHWVEHYDKLILGSVLCLVGILTFAFHDHDGEEHSVVENVPRKLIVL, encoded by the exons ATGGAGGGTTTCAACCCGAAGGATTTATCCACGATCGGAGGGATCGCGACCATATCGCTGCTCCATTCCTTCATCCCCACCCACTGGCTCCCTTTCTCCATTGTCGGCCGCGCCCAGAAATGGAGCCTCTCCAGAACTCTCCTCGTCA CTGCATTTGGAGCTGTCCTGCATGTGATTTCAACCTCACTGCTTGGCATTGCTGCAATTACCATGGCCACCACAATTGCTGGTGAGGAAACAGTGCATAGACTTGCATCCTTGTTTCTCATAATTCTTGGAGGAAGTTACGTTCTGCTATTCTTATTTGGTAAGGGAGGCCACAGTCACTCCCACAACCATCCCATGGAGAAGCTGGCTGTGACTGGACTTATTCTTGTACCAGCATTATCTCCTTGTGCAACAACACTTCCTGTTTTCCTTGCTGTTGGCAACTCCTCATCTATGATGGTGCTAGCTATTGTTGTGCTGCTATTCAG tacTGTAACTGTGATGATATCTCTGGTAGCCCTCTCGTTTTATGGAGCCAGCCAGCTCAAATTTCACTGGGTGGAGCACTACGATAAGCTTATTTTAGGTTCAGTGCTTTGCCTGGTTGGAATACTGACATTTGCTTTTCATGATCATGATGGTGAGGAGCATTCAGTCGTGGAGAATGTGCCAAGAAAGCTTATCGTCTTATGA
- the LOC103704987 gene encoding uncharacterized protein LOC103704987 isoform X1 → MEGFNPKDLSTIGGIATISLLHSFIPTHWLPFSIVGRAQKWSLSRTLLVTAAFGAVLHVISTSLLGIAAITMATTIAGEETVHRLASLFLIILGGSYVLLFLFGKGGHSHSHNHPMEKLAVTGLILVPALSPCATTLPVFLAVGNSSSMMVLAIVVLLFSTVTVMISLVALSFYGASQLKFHWVEHYDKLILGSVLCLVGILTFAFHDHDGEEHSVVENVPRKLIVL, encoded by the exons ATGGAGGGTTTCAACCCGAAGGATTTATCCACGATCGGAGGGATCGCGACCATATCGCTGCTCCATTCCTTCATCCCCACCCACTGGCTCCCTTTCTCCATTGTCGGCCGCGCCCAGAAATGGAGCCTCTCCAGAACTCTCCTCGTCA CAGCTGCATTTGGAGCTGTCCTGCATGTGATTTCAACCTCACTGCTTGGCATTGCTGCAATTACCATGGCCACCACAATTGCTGGTGAGGAAACAGTGCATAGACTTGCATCCTTGTTTCTCATAATTCTTGGAGGAAGTTACGTTCTGCTATTCTTATTTGGTAAGGGAGGCCACAGTCACTCCCACAACCATCCCATGGAGAAGCTGGCTGTGACTGGACTTATTCTTGTACCAGCATTATCTCCTTGTGCAACAACACTTCCTGTTTTCCTTGCTGTTGGCAACTCCTCATCTATGATGGTGCTAGCTATTGTTGTGCTGCTATTCAG tacTGTAACTGTGATGATATCTCTGGTAGCCCTCTCGTTTTATGGAGCCAGCCAGCTCAAATTTCACTGGGTGGAGCACTACGATAAGCTTATTTTAGGTTCAGTGCTTTGCCTGGTTGGAATACTGACATTTGCTTTTCATGATCATGATGGTGAGGAGCATTCAGTCGTGGAGAATGTGCCAAGAAAGCTTATCGTCTTATGA
- the LOC103704987 gene encoding uncharacterized protein LOC103704987 isoform X4: protein MEPLQNSPPAFGAVLHVISTSLLGIAAITMATTIAGEETVHRLASLFLIILGGSYVLLFLFGKGGHSHSHNHPMEKLAVTGLILVPALSPCATTLPVFLAVGNSSSMMVLAIVVLLFSTVTVMISLVALSFYGASQLKFHWVEHYDKLILGSVLCLVGILTFAFHDHDGEEHSVVENVPRKLIVL, encoded by the exons ATGGAGCCTCTCCAGAACTCTCCTC CTGCATTTGGAGCTGTCCTGCATGTGATTTCAACCTCACTGCTTGGCATTGCTGCAATTACCATGGCCACCACAATTGCTGGTGAGGAAACAGTGCATAGACTTGCATCCTTGTTTCTCATAATTCTTGGAGGAAGTTACGTTCTGCTATTCTTATTTGGTAAGGGAGGCCACAGTCACTCCCACAACCATCCCATGGAGAAGCTGGCTGTGACTGGACTTATTCTTGTACCAGCATTATCTCCTTGTGCAACAACACTTCCTGTTTTCCTTGCTGTTGGCAACTCCTCATCTATGATGGTGCTAGCTATTGTTGTGCTGCTATTCAG tacTGTAACTGTGATGATATCTCTGGTAGCCCTCTCGTTTTATGGAGCCAGCCAGCTCAAATTTCACTGGGTGGAGCACTACGATAAGCTTATTTTAGGTTCAGTGCTTTGCCTGGTTGGAATACTGACATTTGCTTTTCATGATCATGATGGTGAGGAGCATTCAGTCGTGGAGAATGTGCCAAGAAAGCTTATCGTCTTATGA
- the LOC103704987 gene encoding uncharacterized protein LOC103704987 isoform X3 yields MEPLQNSPPAAFGAVLHVISTSLLGIAAITMATTIAGEETVHRLASLFLIILGGSYVLLFLFGKGGHSHSHNHPMEKLAVTGLILVPALSPCATTLPVFLAVGNSSSMMVLAIVVLLFSTVTVMISLVALSFYGASQLKFHWVEHYDKLILGSVLCLVGILTFAFHDHDGEEHSVVENVPRKLIVL; encoded by the exons ATGGAGCCTCTCCAGAACTCTCCTC CAGCTGCATTTGGAGCTGTCCTGCATGTGATTTCAACCTCACTGCTTGGCATTGCTGCAATTACCATGGCCACCACAATTGCTGGTGAGGAAACAGTGCATAGACTTGCATCCTTGTTTCTCATAATTCTTGGAGGAAGTTACGTTCTGCTATTCTTATTTGGTAAGGGAGGCCACAGTCACTCCCACAACCATCCCATGGAGAAGCTGGCTGTGACTGGACTTATTCTTGTACCAGCATTATCTCCTTGTGCAACAACACTTCCTGTTTTCCTTGCTGTTGGCAACTCCTCATCTATGATGGTGCTAGCTATTGTTGTGCTGCTATTCAG tacTGTAACTGTGATGATATCTCTGGTAGCCCTCTCGTTTTATGGAGCCAGCCAGCTCAAATTTCACTGGGTGGAGCACTACGATAAGCTTATTTTAGGTTCAGTGCTTTGCCTGGTTGGAATACTGACATTTGCTTTTCATGATCATGATGGTGAGGAGCATTCAGTCGTGGAGAATGTGCCAAGAAAGCTTATCGTCTTATGA
- the LOC103704986 gene encoding 60S ribosomal protein L30-like, whose amino-acid sequence MAPTKKAKKSTESINNRLALVMKSGKYTLGYKTVLRSLRNSKGKLIIISNNCPPLRKSEIEYYAMLSKVGVHHFNGNNVDLGTACGKYFRVSCLSIIDPGDSDIIKSIPGDQ is encoded by the exons ATGGCGCCCACGAAGAAGGCG AAGAAGAGTACCGAGAGCATAAACAACAGGCTTGCTCTCGTGATGAAGAGCGGGAAGTATACCCTTGGGTACAAGACGGTCCTCAGATCCCTTCGGAATtccaaag GAAAGTTGATAATTATTTCAAACAATTGCCCTCCTCTTCGCAAGTCTGAAATTGAGTATTACGCAATGTTGTCTAAGGTTGGCGTGCATCATTTCAATGGGA ATAATGTGGACCTTGGAACAGCTTGCGGCAAATATTTCCGTGTAAGCTGCCTCAGCATTATTGATCCAG GTGACTCCGACATCATCAAGAGTATCCCAGGTGACCAATGA
- the LOC103704985 gene encoding histone H3-like isoform X1, which translates to MARAKHFSNRPRRRPKKRFQWNQPSQQQAGEASTSGTPSRPTRRGRPSARGGEPETPQEGGTPADQARRGRRLRPGTAALREIRKLQKTWKLLIPFAPFFRLVKEITNFYSRDVSRWTAEAMVAIQEATECYIHGLFEDANLCAIHAKRVTLMQKDIQLARRIGGKRHW; encoded by the exons ATGGCGAGGGCGAAACACTTCTCGAACAGACCCCGCCGTCGCCCGAAGAAAAGATTTCAATGGAACCAGCCTTCGCAGCAGCAAGCtg GTGAAGCGAGTACCTCGGGGACGCCATCTCGCCCTACCCGT CGAGGGAGGCCGAGTGCGAGGGGTGGCGAACCAGAGACGCCTCAAG aaggAGGAACTCCTGCAGACCAGGCCCGCCGGGGCCGGAGGTTGCGGCCAGGGACCGCGGCCCTCCGTGAGATCCGGAAGTTGCAGAAGACTTGGAAGCTGCTGATCCCCTTCGCACCCTTCTTCAGACTT GTAAAGGAGATTACTAACTTCTATTCAAGAGATGTGTCTCGATGGACAGCTGAAGCTATGGTTGCAATTCAAGAG GCAACAGAATGTTATATACATGGATTATTTGAAGATGCAAATCTATGTGCAATTCATGCAAAGCGTGTTACTCTTA